A region from the Janthinobacterium agaricidamnosum genome encodes:
- a CDS encoding nitroreductase family protein, producing the protein MAQALLNDPVLENILEQARWAPSGDNTQPWRFEVVDQRHVVVHGFDTRSHCVYDLDGHPSQLSLGALLESMALAASCHGLRMEARRRLSMPDTLPTFDVRLVDSPGMLPDPLAAFLPRRSVQRRRLSTRSLRASEKAALAASLPPGYGVQWFEGGRARLACARLMFDNAKLRLTMPEAHKVHRDVIEWGARFSADRIPEQALGVDAMTARLMRWVMHSWRRVDFFNTWLGGTIAPRLQMDLLPGLYCAAHFVLLADAPPRHIDDYVAAGRAMQRFWLTATQLGLQLQPELTPLIFARYVRERRAFSRTDGMQDMAQELAVQCQGVLGEAAVERAVFLGRIGAGPAASARSLRRPLQDLLVAPTAGP; encoded by the coding sequence ATGGCGCAAGCATTGCTGAACGATCCCGTGCTGGAAAACATCCTCGAGCAGGCGCGCTGGGCGCCCAGCGGCGACAATACGCAGCCGTGGCGCTTTGAAGTCGTGGACCAGCGGCACGTGGTCGTGCATGGTTTCGATACGCGCAGCCATTGCGTGTATGACCTCGACGGCCATCCCAGCCAGCTGTCGCTGGGTGCCTTGCTTGAAAGCATGGCCCTGGCGGCCAGCTGTCACGGCTTGCGCATGGAAGCGCGCCGGCGTTTGTCCATGCCCGACACCTTGCCCACCTTCGACGTACGGCTGGTCGACAGCCCGGGCATGCTGCCCGATCCGCTGGCGGCCTTCCTGCCCCGGCGCAGCGTGCAGCGGCGCCGGCTCAGCACGCGCAGCCTGCGCGCCAGCGAAAAGGCGGCATTGGCGGCCAGCTTGCCGCCCGGCTACGGCGTGCAGTGGTTCGAAGGCGGGCGCGCGCGCCTGGCCTGCGCGCGGCTGATGTTCGACAATGCGAAGCTGCGCCTGACCATGCCCGAAGCGCACAAGGTGCACCGCGACGTGATCGAATGGGGCGCGCGCTTCAGTGCCGACCGCATCCCGGAGCAGGCGCTCGGCGTCGATGCCATGACGGCGCGGCTGATGCGCTGGGTCATGCACAGCTGGCGCCGCGTGGATTTTTTCAATACCTGGCTGGGCGGCACGATTGCCCCGCGGCTGCAGATGGACTTGCTGCCGGGCCTGTATTGTGCCGCGCATTTCGTGCTGCTGGCCGATGCGCCGCCGCGCCATATCGACGATTACGTGGCGGCCGGCCGCGCCATGCAGCGCTTCTGGCTGACGGCCACGCAACTGGGACTGCAATTGCAGCCGGAACTGACGCCGCTGATCTTTGCCCGCTACGTGCGCGAACGGCGCGCCTTTTCGCGCACCGATGGCATGCAGGACATGGCGCAGGAGCTGGCCGTGCAATGCCAGGGCGTGCTGGGGGAGGCGGCGGTCGAGCGGGCCGTGTTCCTAGGGCGCATCGGCGCCGGGCCGGCGGCCAGTGCGCGCTCGCTGCGCCGTCCGCTGCAAGACTTGCTGGTGGCGCCCACGGCTGGGCCGTGA
- a CDS encoding EDSAP-1 family PEP-CTERM protein, with the protein MTTFSCTRLSTALLALLLLGSSGTAGAAAYGYSYTSVFGLVISNPTGSTTLVSNIDLSRTTATLNGSSVIHGGSNEIDAQQATRGAVTKGENDFTQQGMGTASFARGEAQIVTSQIPPFPPGSTSTHTVNAAETFLTGGGSADASGRNGSSTAMTVNFVVGQPGATLAFDFQALPFMQLYLDALAGTGSAATTNMAMTFTIIDEHGQIVFNWAPDGNLGSGILGGTELADAASLNTGYAQTPLTSGSVFTYDPGGCGAPTGTGIGTTCGGQYGAVTDNLVAGSYTLVLNMLNSSELAYVPTDTPIPLPGTLPLLVAGLAALAALAPRRRR; encoded by the coding sequence ATGACTACATTTTCTTGTACCCGCTTGTCAACGGCCTTGCTGGCCTTGCTGTTGCTGGGCAGCAGCGGCACTGCCGGCGCCGCCGCCTATGGCTATTCGTACACCAGCGTCTTTGGCCTCGTCATCAGCAACCCCACCGGCTCCACCACCTTGGTCAGCAATATCGACCTGTCGCGCACCACCGCCACGCTCAATGGCAGCAGCGTCATCCACGGCGGCAGCAACGAGATCGATGCGCAGCAAGCGACACGCGGCGCCGTCACCAAGGGGGAAAATGATTTTACGCAACAAGGCATGGGCACGGCCTCGTTTGCGCGCGGCGAGGCGCAGATCGTCACCTCGCAAATCCCCCCCTTTCCGCCAGGCTCGACCAGCACGCACACGGTGAATGCGGCGGAAACCTTCCTCACGGGCGGCGGCAGCGCCGACGCCTCGGGACGCAACGGTTCCAGCACCGCGATGACCGTCAATTTCGTCGTCGGCCAACCGGGCGCGACCCTGGCCTTCGACTTCCAGGCCCTGCCTTTCATGCAGTTGTACCTCGATGCCCTGGCCGGCACGGGCTCGGCGGCCACGACGAATATGGCGATGACGTTTACCATCATCGATGAACATGGCCAGATCGTCTTCAACTGGGCCCCCGACGGCAACCTGGGCTCCGGCATCCTGGGCGGCACCGAACTGGCCGACGCCGCCAGCCTCAATACAGGGTACGCACAAACGCCGCTGACCAGCGGCAGCGTGTTCACCTACGATCCCGGCGGCTGCGGCGCGCCCACGGGCACCGGCATCGGCACGACGTGCGGCGGGCAGTATGGCGCCGTCACGGACAATCTGGTGGCAGGCAGCTATACCCTGGTATTGAACATGCTGAACAGTTCCGAACTGGCCTATGTGCCGACGGACACGCCGATACCGCTACCGGGCACCTTGCCGCTGCTGGTGGCGGGCCTGGCCGCGCTGGCTGCCCTGGCGCCACGGCGGCGGCGCTGA
- a CDS encoding acyl-CoA thioesterase, translating to MNWSAHELTMTVLMTPDMANFSGNVHGGTILKYLDSVAYACASRYSGSYVVTLSVDQVMFLQPIHVGELVTFLASINYTGTTSMEVGIRVVTENIQQRLVRHANSCYFTMVAVDANRKPVAVPPLVLETPEQHARFEQAKLRKLSRQKVSKK from the coding sequence ATGAACTGGTCGGCCCACGAACTGACGATGACGGTCCTGATGACGCCCGATATGGCCAACTTTTCCGGTAACGTGCATGGCGGCACCATCCTGAAATACCTCGACAGCGTCGCCTACGCCTGCGCCAGCCGCTATTCGGGCAGCTATGTGGTGACCCTGTCCGTGGACCAGGTGATGTTCCTGCAGCCTATCCACGTGGGTGAGCTGGTGACGTTCCTCGCCTCGATCAATTACACGGGCACGACGTCGATGGAAGTGGGTATCCGCGTGGTGACGGAAAACATCCAGCAGCGCCTGGTGCGCCACGCCAACAGCTGCTATTTCACGATGGTGGCCGTGGACGCCAACCGCAAGCCGGTGGCCGTGCCGCCACTGGTGCTCGAGACGCCGGAGCAGCATGCGCGCTTCGAGCAAGCCAAGCTGCGCAAGCTGTCGCGCCAGAAGGTGTCGAAGAAGTAA
- a CDS encoding M16 family metallopeptidase, translating to MKLSKLRLISGAVLLACACMAQAEIRLTDPLPLAPEVTVGKLPNGLTYYIKKNARPAQKVELRLVVKAGSILEDDDQQGLAHFTEHMAFNGSTHFKRNELISYLQSIGVKFGADLNAYTSFDETVYVLPIPTNKKENLEKGFLVLEDWAHGLKFNPADINSERGIVLEEARLGKGASDRMNKVLYPKLLNGSRYAERMPIGKESVLKTFKPEAIKRFYKDWYRPDLMAVMVVGDVEPKQAEAMIRQHFGKLKNPAKLRPRLYAEVPQRSQTEAVVITDKEAPDDSVFIRYPIRAAQEPVTIADYRRQMIENLYGQMLSARMQELTQQANPPFIQGGSSMGKLVRGYESFSAYALLGKGGVQPAVDALVQEDERARRFGFSQDELDRARKDMLRNYERAYSERDKSDSAGFVAEYSRNFLEQEAIPGIANELLYAKELLPQVTLQEINETVAKVIPDQQKKLVVFMGAEPKAGDATSSVPTQQQLLDAVAKAEQQKVEPRTEKVLASKLMDGPPAGGSIVSEKLNSAIGVTELTLGNGVRVLLKPTDFKNDQVLMGSTRFGGQSLFGDADIYNARYASAVVGSMGLKDLAPLDLQKVLAGKTVNVGASLGELSEGFGGSASSADVEAMLQLVYLYFNDVRKDAGLYQSFIGKQQDLAKNSMAQPEAVFYDAIQHAMYGDNPRVDGVPRAADFDKVGLDRSLDIFRQRFSSARGMTFIFAGSFELDKIKPLIASYLGTLPVGEVAHAYRDVGMRPVTGVVKKDIYMGSEPKSTISITFNGDVAYSDEQKLTLQALGEVLNLKVIEVLREKMSMIYGGGFETSMGQHPYGHYSVALNLPTGPENVDKVIAAAFAEINKMKADGPSVADLEKVKLNWITRQQKSLRENNYWMNQLMGSVTQGRDPAHILRYEQRVRAITPQAVKLAAQRYLDMHNYVQVVLYPERKNVAAK from the coding sequence ATGAAGCTGAGTAAATTACGCCTGATTTCGGGCGCCGTCTTGCTGGCGTGCGCCTGCATGGCCCAGGCGGAAATCCGTTTGACCGATCCCCTGCCGCTGGCACCAGAAGTTACCGTCGGAAAACTGCCGAACGGCTTGACCTACTACATCAAGAAAAATGCCCGTCCCGCGCAGAAAGTGGAATTGCGCCTGGTGGTGAAAGCCGGCTCCATCCTGGAAGATGACGATCAGCAAGGCCTGGCGCATTTCACGGAGCACATGGCCTTCAATGGCTCCACGCATTTCAAGCGCAATGAGCTGATTTCCTATTTGCAATCGATCGGCGTGAAGTTCGGCGCCGACCTGAATGCTTACACGAGCTTCGATGAAACCGTCTACGTGTTGCCGATTCCCACGAACAAGAAGGAAAACCTGGAAAAAGGTTTTCTCGTGCTGGAAGACTGGGCGCACGGCTTGAAATTCAATCCGGCCGACATCAATAGCGAGCGCGGCATCGTGCTGGAAGAGGCGCGCCTGGGCAAGGGCGCCAGCGACCGCATGAACAAGGTGCTGTATCCGAAGCTGCTGAACGGTTCGCGCTATGCGGAACGCATGCCGATCGGCAAGGAATCCGTGTTGAAAACCTTCAAGCCGGAAGCCATTAAGCGTTTCTACAAGGATTGGTATCGCCCCGACCTGATGGCCGTGATGGTGGTCGGCGACGTGGAGCCGAAACAGGCTGAAGCGATGATACGCCAGCATTTCGGCAAGCTGAAAAACCCCGCGAAACTGCGTCCGCGCCTGTATGCGGAAGTGCCGCAGCGCTCGCAGACGGAAGCGGTGGTGATCACGGACAAGGAAGCACCGGACGACAGCGTCTTCATCCGCTACCCGATCCGCGCCGCGCAGGAGCCCGTCACCATTGCCGACTACCGCCGCCAGATGATCGAAAACCTGTACGGGCAAATGCTCAGCGCGCGCATGCAGGAATTGACGCAGCAGGCCAACCCGCCGTTCATCCAGGGCGGCAGCAGCATGGGCAAGCTGGTGCGCGGCTATGAATCGTTCAGCGCCTATGCCTTGCTGGGCAAGGGCGGCGTGCAGCCGGCCGTCGATGCACTGGTGCAGGAAGACGAGCGGGCGCGCCGCTTCGGTTTCAGCCAGGATGAACTGGACCGCGCGCGCAAGGACATGCTGCGCAATTACGAGCGTGCGTACAGCGAACGCGACAAATCCGATTCGGCCGGCTTCGTGGCCGAGTATTCGCGCAACTTCCTGGAGCAGGAAGCCATTCCCGGCATCGCCAATGAATTGCTGTACGCGAAGGAACTCTTGCCGCAGGTAACCTTGCAGGAAATCAACGAAACGGTGGCCAAGGTGATTCCCGACCAGCAAAAGAAGCTGGTGGTCTTCATGGGCGCCGAACCGAAAGCGGGCGATGCGACGTCCAGCGTGCCGACGCAGCAGCAATTGCTCGACGCCGTGGCGAAGGCCGAGCAGCAGAAGGTCGAGCCGCGCACGGAAAAAGTGCTTGCCAGCAAGTTGATGGACGGTCCGCCGGCCGGCGGCAGCATCGTTTCGGAAAAGTTGAACAGTGCCATCGGCGTGACGGAACTGACCTTGGGCAATGGCGTGCGCGTGCTGCTCAAGCCGACGGACTTCAAGAATGACCAGGTACTGATGGGCTCGACGCGCTTCGGCGGCCAGTCGCTGTTTGGCGACGCCGACATCTACAACGCCCGCTACGCCAGCGCCGTGGTCGGCAGCATGGGTCTGAAGGATTTGGCGCCGCTGGACTTGCAAAAAGTATTGGCCGGCAAAACGGTCAATGTGGGCGCTTCGCTGGGCGAACTGAGCGAAGGCTTTGGCGGCTCGGCCAGCAGCGCCGATGTGGAAGCCATGTTGCAGCTCGTGTATTTGTATTTCAATGACGTGCGCAAGGATGCGGGCCTGTACCAGTCCTTCATCGGCAAGCAGCAGGACCTGGCGAAAAACAGCATGGCGCAGCCGGAAGCCGTGTTTTACGATGCCATCCAGCACGCCATGTATGGCGATAACCCCCGCGTCGATGGCGTGCCGCGTGCGGCCGATTTCGACAAGGTGGGCCTGGACCGCTCATTGGACATCTTCCGCCAGCGTTTTTCCAGCGCGCGCGGCATGACCTTCATCTTTGCGGGCAGCTTCGAGCTCGACAAGATCAAGCCGCTGATCGCCAGCTACCTGGGCACCTTGCCCGTGGGCGAGGTGGCGCACGCCTACCGCGACGTGGGCATGCGCCCGGTGACCGGGGTCGTCAAGAAGGATATCTATATGGGCAGCGAGCCCAAGAGTACGATTTCCATCACCTTCAATGGCGACGTCGCGTATTCGGACGAGCAAAAGCTGACCCTGCAGGCGCTGGGCGAGGTGCTGAACCTGAAAGTCATCGAAGTGCTGCGCGAAAAGATGAGCATGATCTATGGCGGCGGCTTTGAAACCTCGATGGGCCAGCATCCGTACGGCCATTATTCGGTGGCCTTGAACTTGCCGACGGGACCGGAAAACGTGGACAAGGTGATCGCCGCCGCCTTTGCCGAAATCAACAAGATGAAGGCGGATGGGCCATCCGTGGCCGACCTGGAAAAGGTCAAGCTGAACTGGATCACGCGCCAGCAGAAATCCCTGCGCGAAAACAACTACTGGATGAATCAGTTGATGGGTTCGGTGACGCAGGGGCGCGACCCCGCGCACATTCTGCGCTATGAGCAACGCGTGCGCGCCATCACGCCGCAAGCCGTCAAACTGGCGGCGCAGCGCTACCTGGACATGCACAATTATGTGCAGGTGGTGCTGTATCCGGAACGTAAAAATGTTGCAGCCAAGTAA
- a CDS encoding EDSAP-1 family PEP-CTERM protein — protein sequence MKLSKLKLLPAAATLAMLCAAGSAQAGAYGYSYNNIFGLVIAVPTGQITVANSTTISRSTATLNGVSVINGGAGSLDAPRANVGAVTKGENDFTQQGPTGTYSRGDAQIVSTQFPSFPPGSTSTQVVNVAEAHLGGPAGTADASGRNGSTTGFSVDFVVGSPTATLSFDFLASPFMQVFLQSTVGQLSTATANLVVTFTITDAAGLTVFNWTPDGVIGSGIFGGTENADGANLNTSLATNFLTRGNLFTYDPSGCGTPTGTGVGTGCGSNFSSVSNALTAGNYTLTLNAVESVDLVKQAVPEPGTLALLGLGLAGLGYARRRKVAA from the coding sequence ATGAAACTTTCTAAACTGAAACTGCTCCCGGCGGCAGCGACACTGGCCATGCTGTGCGCGGCCGGTAGCGCACAAGCGGGCGCCTACGGCTATTCCTACAACAACATCTTCGGCCTGGTCATCGCCGTGCCGACGGGCCAGATCACGGTGGCCAACAGCACCACGATTTCGCGCAGCACGGCCACCCTGAACGGCGTGAGCGTCATCAACGGCGGCGCCGGTTCGCTCGACGCGCCGCGCGCCAACGTCGGTGCCGTCACCAAGGGCGAAAACGACTTCACCCAGCAAGGCCCCACTGGCACCTATTCGCGCGGCGATGCGCAGATCGTCAGCACGCAGTTCCCGTCGTTCCCGCCCGGCTCCACCTCCACCCAGGTGGTGAACGTGGCCGAAGCCCATCTGGGCGGCCCTGCCGGTACGGCCGATGCCTCCGGGCGCAATGGCTCGACCACGGGTTTTTCCGTCGATTTCGTCGTCGGTTCGCCCACGGCGACGCTGAGCTTTGACTTCCTGGCGTCGCCCTTCATGCAGGTCTTCCTGCAAAGCACGGTCGGCCAGTTGTCCACGGCCACGGCCAACCTGGTCGTCACCTTCACCATCACGGATGCGGCGGGCCTGACGGTGTTCAACTGGACGCCCGATGGCGTGATCGGCTCGGGCATCTTCGGTGGCACGGAAAACGCCGACGGCGCCAACCTGAACACCAGTCTGGCGACCAATTTCCTGACGCGCGGCAACCTGTTCACCTACGACCCTTCCGGCTGCGGCACGCCAACGGGCACAGGCGTCGGTACGGGCTGCGGCAGCAACTTCAGCTCCGTCAGCAATGCTTTAACGGCCGGCAACTACACCTTGACTTTGAATGCGGTGGAAAGCGTGGACCTGGTGAAACAGGCGGTGCCGGAACCTGGCACTCTGGCACTGCTGGGTCTGGGCCTGGCTGGCCTGGGCTATGCCCGCCGCCGCAAGGTTGCCGCCTGA
- the ribB gene encoding 3,4-dihydroxy-2-butanone-4-phosphate synthase codes for MLVNSYTLLSNDLEGRIQSALAAMRAGIPVILLDDFDRENEADLILSAEKLTNETMALLIRECSGIVCLCLPTDVVSALELPPMSPDNGSRYGTPFTVSIEARDGVTTGVSAADRVTTIRAAIAPDAKPADLVRPGHVFPLRAAPGGVLERRGHTEGSVDLSRMAGLNPAAVLCELMNPDGTMMRGDDIERFAELHGMPILTIEELVEWRSTREQ; via the coding sequence ATGTTAGTCAACAGCTATACCCTGCTTTCCAACGACCTGGAAGGTCGCATCCAGTCCGCCCTGGCCGCCATGCGCGCCGGCATTCCCGTCATCCTGCTCGACGATTTCGACCGTGAAAACGAAGCCGACCTGATCTTGTCTGCCGAAAAATTGACGAACGAAACCATGGCTTTGCTGATCCGCGAATGCAGCGGCATCGTCTGCCTGTGCCTGCCGACAGATGTCGTCAGCGCGCTGGAATTGCCGCCCATGTCGCCCGACAACGGCAGCCGCTACGGCACGCCGTTTACCGTCTCCATCGAGGCGCGCGACGGCGTCACGACGGGCGTGTCGGCCGCCGACCGGGTCACCACCATCCGCGCCGCCATCGCGCCGGACGCCAAACCGGCCGACCTGGTGCGCCCCGGCCACGTCTTCCCCCTGCGCGCCGCGCCGGGCGGCGTGCTCGAGCGCCGTGGCCACACGGAAGGCTCCGTCGACCTGTCGCGCATGGCGGGCCTGAACCCGGCCGCCGTGCTGTGCGAGCTGATGAATCCGGACGGCACCATGATGCGCGGCGACGATATCGAACGCTTCGCCGAACTGCACGGCATGCCGATCCTCACCATCGAAGAACTGGTGGAATGGCGCAGCACGCGCGAACAGTAA
- a CDS encoding ThiF family adenylyltransferase: MTEGFSYHAAFARNLGWVTQAEQNSLRGKRVAIAGMGGVGGVHLLTLARLGIGAFHIADFDTFDIANFNRQAGAMMSTLGQPKVAVLAQMAKDINPELEIKQFPDGIHDSNLAEFFAGVDLYVDGLDFFAFPARQATFATCARLGIPAITAAPLGMGTAVLSFMPGGMTFEEYFGWGDLPEEEKALRFLVGLAPSGLHGPYLVDPSAINLKERRGPSTIMGCQLCAGAAATEALKILLKRGKVMAAPHGVHFDSYRNKLVHTWRPGGNRHPLQRLTMAIIKRRRAAQGA, encoded by the coding sequence ATGACAGAAGGTTTTTCCTATCACGCGGCATTTGCCCGCAACCTGGGCTGGGTCACGCAGGCGGAGCAAAACAGCTTGCGCGGCAAGCGCGTGGCCATCGCGGGCATGGGCGGCGTGGGCGGCGTGCACTTGCTGACCCTGGCGCGGCTGGGCATCGGCGCCTTCCACATCGCCGATTTCGACACCTTCGATATCGCCAACTTCAACCGCCAGGCCGGCGCCATGATGTCGACCCTGGGCCAGCCCAAGGTGGCCGTATTGGCGCAGATGGCGAAGGACATCAATCCCGAACTGGAGATTAAACAATTTCCCGACGGCATACACGACAGCAACCTGGCGGAGTTCTTTGCCGGTGTCGACCTGTACGTGGATGGCTTGGATTTCTTTGCCTTCCCCGCGCGCCAGGCCACCTTCGCCACGTGCGCCCGCCTGGGCATTCCCGCCATCACGGCCGCGCCGCTGGGCATGGGCACGGCCGTGCTCAGCTTCATGCCGGGCGGCATGACGTTCGAAGAGTATTTTGGCTGGGGCGACTTGCCCGAGGAAGAAAAGGCCCTGCGCTTTCTCGTCGGGCTGGCGCCGTCCGGCTTGCACGGCCCCTATCTGGTCGACCCGTCCGCCATCAACCTGAAGGAGCGGCGCGGACCGTCGACCATCATGGGCTGCCAGCTGTGCGCGGGCGCGGCCGCCACGGAAGCCTTGAAAATCCTGTTAAAACGGGGCAAGGTGATGGCGGCGCCGCACGGCGTGCATTTCGACTCCTACCGCAACAAGCTCGTGCATACTTGGCGTCCAGGCGGCAACCGTCATCCGCTGCAGCGCTTGACGATGGCCATCATCAAGCGGCGCCGCGCCGCACAGGGGGCATAA
- a CDS encoding methyl-accepting chemotaxis protein yields the protein MTLRSRILLLCFSTLLGIVLIASFSLYSLRQTMMAERVEQLTVLVELANASVEKAYALEQSGKLTREQAQQQAKLAIGSFVKDEMYYFVRDFSTDLLYVHPNASRIGTPQKNMKQSGDRYRAALANSRIGLVQADGTRPGVPDPVAKMYAVVKFAPWDWLIGTGTYIDDINHKFWAQAGVLLAIGGALMLVVGALAALMLRRILAQLGGEPDYAAAIVAQIAQGDLTTQIDTRPGDTSSLLMAIKAMRDNLAHLVSQVRSDAESISTASGEIASGNHDLSARTEQQAGSLEETASTMEEMTSTVRQNADNARQANQLAISASQVATQAGGVVSQVVDTMGAINASSKKIGDIIAVIDGIAFQTNILALNAAVEAARAGEQGRGFAVVASEVRNLAQRSASAAKEIKQLIDSSAEQVGAGEKLVALAGETMEKVVSSVQHVTDIVAEISSASAEQSAGIEQINQAIVEMDNMTQQNSALVEQASAAAQAMNEQAAGLAQIVSVFKVGAVAPAAAQRRLTR from the coding sequence ATGACACTCCGTTCACGCATTCTCCTCCTGTGTTTCAGCACCTTGCTGGGCATCGTCCTCATCGCTTCCTTCTCCCTGTATTCCCTGCGCCAGACCATGATGGCCGAGCGCGTCGAGCAATTGACGGTGCTGGTCGAATTGGCCAACGCATCCGTGGAAAAGGCGTACGCGCTGGAACAGTCGGGCAAGCTCACGCGGGAGCAGGCCCAGCAGCAGGCCAAGCTGGCTATCGGCAGCTTCGTCAAGGACGAAATGTATTACTTTGTGCGCGATTTCAGCACGGACTTGCTGTACGTGCATCCGAATGCGTCGCGCATCGGCACGCCGCAAAAGAACATGAAGCAGTCGGGCGACCGCTACCGCGCCGCGCTGGCCAACAGCCGCATCGGCCTCGTGCAGGCGGACGGCACGAGGCCGGGCGTGCCCGATCCCGTGGCGAAGATGTATGCCGTGGTGAAATTTGCACCGTGGGACTGGCTGATCGGCACGGGCACGTATATCGATGACATCAACCACAAATTCTGGGCCCAGGCGGGCGTGCTGCTGGCCATCGGCGGTGCGCTGATGCTGGTGGTGGGCGCGCTGGCGGCCCTGATGCTGCGCCGCATCCTGGCCCAGCTCGGTGGCGAACCCGACTATGCCGCCGCCATCGTGGCGCAAATCGCGCAGGGCGACCTGACCACGCAGATCGACACGCGTCCCGGCGATACGTCCAGTCTGTTGATGGCCATCAAGGCCATGCGCGACAACCTGGCGCATCTGGTGAGCCAGGTGCGCAGCGATGCGGAATCGATTTCCACGGCATCGGGCGAGATCGCCTCGGGCAACCACGACCTGTCGGCGCGCACGGAGCAGCAGGCGGGATCGTTGGAAGAAACGGCATCGACCATGGAAGAAATGACCTCGACCGTGCGCCAGAATGCGGACAATGCGCGCCAGGCCAACCAGCTGGCCATTTCTGCCTCGCAAGTGGCGACGCAGGCCGGCGGCGTGGTGAGCCAGGTGGTCGACACCATGGGCGCCATCAATGCCTCGTCGAAGAAAATCGGCGACATCATCGCCGTCATTGACGGCATCGCCTTCCAGACGAATATCCTGGCCCTGAATGCGGCAGTGGAAGCGGCGCGCGCGGGCGAGCAGGGCCGTGGTTTCGCCGTCGTCGCCAGCGAGGTCCGCAACCTGGCCCAGCGCTCGGCCAGTGCCGCCAAGGAGATCAAGCAACTGATCGACAGCTCCGCCGAGCAAGTGGGCGCCGGTGAAAAACTGGTGGCGCTGGCGGGCGAAACGATGGAAAAAGTCGTCTCCAGCGTGCAGCACGTGACCGATATCGTGGCCGAGATTTCCTCGGCCAGCGCCGAGCAGAGCGCCGGCATCGAGCAGATCAACCAGGCCATCGTCGAGATGGATAACATGACGCAGCAAAACTCGGCCCTGGTCGAGCAGGCGTCGGCGGCAGCGCAGGCCATGAACGAGCAGGCGGCCGGGCTGGCGCAGATCGTCAGCGTATTCAAGGTGGGCGCCGTGGCGCCGGCCGCGGCGCAGCGGCGCCTGACGCGCTAG
- a CDS encoding glycosyltransferase — MARKKILFMAEAVTLAHVGRPLSLAQGLDEEAYEVHFACADGYDFCFRQAHFRRWRIDSISSLQFLQALAHGKPVYTESTLHAYVEDDLRLLNAAQPDLVIGDFRLSLSVSARLQHIPYITVSNAYWSPWVRQHYTVPSLPLTGVLPIWLADPLFRLIRPLAFASHAVPLNRVRRRHGLPSLGSDLRRIYTDADRTLYADIPQLFPPHGMPPTHDYLGPIIWAPPLDLPDWWQRPELSSGRPIVYVTLGSSGQGQLLPRVLRALAPLPVTVLAATAGTIRVDAVPPNAYVAPFLPGDAAARRASLVICNGGSPTSQQALTAGVPVIGIAGNLDQFLNMHGIAGAGAGLLLRADRFQETALRHAATRMLDDGRARLAARQLATAMRDYVPGQRLLPHLHALLGSSPRGSQP, encoded by the coding sequence ATGGCGCGCAAGAAAATCCTCTTTATGGCCGAGGCAGTGACCCTGGCCCATGTTGGCCGCCCACTGAGCCTGGCCCAGGGCCTGGACGAGGAAGCGTACGAAGTGCACTTTGCCTGCGCCGATGGGTATGACTTTTGTTTCAGGCAAGCCCACTTCCGCCGCTGGCGCATCGACAGCATTTCATCATTGCAATTTCTGCAGGCGCTGGCCCACGGCAAGCCCGTCTATACGGAAAGCACCTTGCATGCGTACGTGGAAGATGACTTGCGCCTGCTCAATGCCGCCCAGCCCGATCTCGTGATCGGCGACTTTCGCCTGTCGCTGTCCGTCAGCGCGCGCCTGCAGCACATTCCCTACATTACCGTCAGCAACGCCTACTGGAGTCCCTGGGTGCGCCAGCATTACACGGTGCCCAGCCTGCCCCTGACGGGCGTGCTGCCCATCTGGCTGGCCGATCCCCTGTTCCGCCTGATCCGCCCGCTGGCCTTCGCCTCGCATGCCGTCCCCCTGAACCGCGTGCGCCGACGCCATGGCCTGCCATCGCTGGGCAGCGACCTGCGGCGCATCTATACGGATGCCGACCGCACCTTGTACGCCGATATTCCCCAGCTGTTCCCGCCGCATGGCATGCCACCCACGCACGACTACCTGGGCCCCATCATCTGGGCGCCGCCGCTCGACTTGCCGGACTGGTGGCAGCGACCGGAACTGAGCAGCGGACGGCCGATCGTCTATGTCACGCTGGGCAGCTCGGGCCAGGGGCAATTGCTGCCGCGCGTGCTGCGCGCGCTGGCGCCCCTGCCCGTCACCGTGCTGGCGGCCACGGCCGGCACCATCCGCGTCGATGCCGTGCCGCCGAATGCCTATGTCGCGCCCTTTCTGCCGGGCGACGCGGCCGCCCGCCGCGCCAGCCTGGTGATCTGCAACGGCGGCAGCCCCACCAGCCAGCAGGCGCTGACGGCAGGCGTACCCGTCATCGGCATCGCCGGCAACCTCGACCAATTCCTCAACATGCACGGCATCGCGGGCGCCGGCGCCGGCCTGCTGCTGCGCGCCGACCGTTTCCAGGAAACCGCCCTGCGCCATGCCGCCACCCGCATGCTCGACGATGGCCGCGCCAGGCTGGCGGCGCGTCAACTGGCCACGGCCATGCGCGACTATGTGCCAGGGCAACGCTTGCTGCCCCATCTGCACGCCCTGCTGGGCTCGTCGCCCCGTGGTAGCCAGCCTTGA